One genomic segment of Odocoileus virginianus isolate 20LAN1187 ecotype Illinois chromosome X, Ovbor_1.2, whole genome shotgun sequence includes these proteins:
- the NDP gene encoding norrin yields the protein MRNHVLAASFSMLSLLALMGDTDSKTESAFMMDSDPRRCMRHHYVDSISHPLYKCSSKMVLLARCEGHCSQASRSEPLVSFSTVLKQPFRSSCHCCRPQTSKLKALRLRCSGGMRLTATYRYILSCHCEECSS from the exons ATGAGAAATCATGTACTAGCTGCATCCTTTTCTATGCTCTCCCTGTTGGCGCTAATGGGAGATACAGACAGCAAGACAGAGAGCGCATTCATGATGGACTCTGATCCTCGACGCTGCATGAGGCACCACTATGTTGATTCTATCAGTCACCCGCTGTACAAGTGTAGCTCCAAG aTGGTACTCCTGGCCCGGTGTGAGGGACACTGCAGCCAGGCGTCACGGTCTGAGCCCTTGGTCTCCTTCAGCACTGTCCTCAAGCAGCCCTTCCGCTCCTCCTGTCACTGCTGCCGGCCCCAGACGTCCAAGCTGAAGGCACTGCGGCTGCGCTGCTCAGGGGGCATGCGACTCACGGCTACCTACCGGTACATCCTCTCCTGTCACTGCGAGGAGTGCAGCTCCTGA